The following coding sequences are from one Brassica napus cultivar Da-Ae unplaced genomic scaffold, Da-Ae ScsIHWf_1624;HRSCAF=2240, whole genome shotgun sequence window:
- the LOC125598109 gene encoding uncharacterized protein LOC125598109, producing MIGPEIVEETTEKIKFIRDKMKEAQDRHKSYADRRRKHVEFEVDEMVYLKMITFRGWKRVPGRRKLDTRYLGPFRIIERVGVVAYMLNLPIEMEAFHNVFHVSQLRKCLSDQDIIIPEIPSDLGTNLTLETRPVWVVDRMEKAMRRKTIEMVKVIWDCSGQEQVTWETEARMKDDFPEWSDLGLRYGRFRLIETMGGISLDWSGRVLVGCYGNPRIRPGPWQGQGTMKTLAVDGCV from the exons ATGATAGGACCTGAGATAGTGGAGGAGACCACAGAGAAGATTAAGTTCATAAGGGACAAGATGAAAGAAGCACAAGATCGCCACAAGTCCTATGCGGACAGAAGGAGGAAACATGTGGAGTTTGAGGTGGATGAGATGGTTTATCTCAAGATGATCACTTTCAGAGGATGGAAAAGGGTGCCTGGCCGAAGGAAGCTAGATACGAGGTACTTGGGTCCTTTCCGGATTATAGAACGAGTTGGGGTGGTGGCTTACATGCTGAACCTACCAATAGAAATGGAAGCATttcacaatgtgttccatgtgtCTCAGTTAAGGAAATGTCTTTCAGATCAGGACATTATCATTCCAGAGATTCCGTCCGATCTAGGCACGAACCTCACCTTAGAGACAAGGCCGGTTTGGGTTGTAGACAGAATGGAGAAAGCAATGAGACGTAAGACAATAGAGATGGTCAAGGTGATTTGGGATTGCAGTGGACAAGAGCAAGTCACTTGGGAGACCGAGGCAAGAATGAAGGATGATTTTCCCGAATG GTCAGATTTGGGATTAAGATATGGCCGGTTCAGATTGATTGAGACAATGGGTGGGATCTCTCTTGATTGGTCTGGCCGTGTGTTAGTTGGGTGTTATGGGAATCCTAG GATCAgaccaggaccgtggcaaggccaaggCACCATGAAGACCTTAGCCGTGGATGGATGTGTG